TAAGTTTTCCCATACAAAAGCCTCCATTTACCTGTTAAAATATACTGGTTCTCCTGTTTTCGCAGATGTATAAATAGCCTCTAGTATCTCAGTTACTACAAGAGCTTCTTCTGGTTTTACAACAGGCTCTGTATCGTTTATGATGCAATCAATCCAAGCTTTTGCTTCTAAAAATCCTGGGTCATCTGATTTACCTTCATAGAAATCTACTCCACCTACATCAGTAGAAACTTTAGTTGTATAAAGCCTTCCAAATTTCTCTCCATTTATGCGAAGTCCATCTCTCATGTCAGCTCCGCCTTCTGTTCCACACAAAGTGGTCATAGCCTCGCCAACCTCTAAAGTATTTAAAGCCCAACTGGACTCTAATATAATGGTAGCCCCATTCTCCATTACTATAAATCCAAAAGCTGAATCTTCAACTGTGAACTTTTCAGGGTCCCATGGTCCCCAAGCATTCGCAGCATTTGCCTTTTTGCCTAATTTATAGTAGGCGCTTCCCATTACAACTTTAGGCTTATAGTTATTCATCATCCACAATGTCAAATCAAGGGCATGTGTTCCTATATCGATTAAAGGCCCACCGCCTTGCTCTTCTTCATTCAAGAAAACACCCCATGTAGGTACCGCGCGGCGACGTATAGCATGAGCCTTAGCAAAATATATTTCTCCTAGTTCACCATTTTGACAAACTTTATGTAAATATTGTGAATCTGGTCTAAAGCGATTTTGATACCCTATAGTCAATTTTTTATCTGTTTTCTTATATGCTTCCACCATTCTTCTGGCATCTGCAGCAGTCTTAGCCATAGGTTTCTCACACATTACATGTTTCCCTGCATAAAGAGCATCAACAGTTATGTCTGCATGAGACTTGTTGGGAGTGCAAACATGAACCACATCTATCGTTTTATCTTCAAGAAGTTTTTTGTAATCCGTATATACTTTCGCGTCTTTTGTACCATATTCCTTTGCCGCTTTCTGAGCCCTCTCTTCTATGATGTCACAAAAAGCCACCATTTCAACATTGCCTAGTTTTGCCAAAGAGGGCATGTGTTTGCCAAAAGCAATTCCTCCACAACCTATAATTCCTACTCTAAGTTTTTCTTTTACCATAAAAATTCCTCCCATGATTATATTTAAATTTGTATTTTTAAGACAAAACTTTATTCTTTATTTTACTGTCGACTCTCTTATTATTAACTCATGTTCTAAAAAAATCCTCTGTGGTTCTTCTAATTTGCCACTCATGTGTTTTATCAGTAGTTCCATAGCAACACACCCTAAATCGTATTTTGGCTGTGAAATAGTTGTAAGCATAGGGTCATACATAGAAGCAAAGCTTATATCATCAAAGCCTACAACCGCTATATCCTCAGGGACTTTAAGCCCCTCTTCCTTTATCGCTCTTATAGCTCCAATAGCCATGATGTCAGAAATTGCAAATATAGCAGTAGGCCTTTCTTCCATCACCAAAAGCTGTTTCGCTGCTCTTACTCCGCTTTTAAAGCTGTAATCTCCGTATTTTATAAGCTTTTCGTCAAATTCTATTCCTAAATCTTCAAGAGCTTTTTTATAACCCGCTTCCCTCTGCTTCGTAGATACAAAGTTATTTTCACAGCTTATCATTCCTATTTTTTTATGTCCTAAACTTACCAAGTGCTTCACCGCTTTATAAGCTGCAGAAAAATTGTCTATAGATACATATGAAACGCCAGCTCCTTCTATGTATTCACAGCACTGAACGACAGGATAATTTTGGCCTATCAATGTCAATTCTTCTTTTCCCATCACAGGCGCCATAAAAATAACGCCATCTGCTAATCTGTTTTTTAAAATTTCAAGATATACTTTTTCTCTGTTAATATCAGAATCAGTATTGCAAAGCATTACATTGTAACCATTTTTATGGGCTACATCTTCTATTCCTTTTACAACCCTTGCATAAAAAGGATTTGAGACATTAGGCATCAAAGCCAATATCATTTTCGTTTCAGAACGTCTTAAATTTCTTCCAAGGAGATTTGGATGATAATTTAATTCTTTTATCGCTTTTAATACTCTTTCCTTTGTTTCTTCAGACACCGAGTCACTGCCATTTAAAACTCTTGATACTGTTGCAACAGAGACTCCCGCTCTTTTAGCAACTTCTCTAATATTAGCCATTGTAACCTCCTGTGTAACAGATTACATAATATTTTTCATTGATTTTCAGAGACATAGCTAATAAAATGTGTAACGCATTACATTTACTATTATACCTCTAAATTAAAAAAAATCAATAGCAACAAATAAATTTTCATACTTTTATTTTAAATTTTGTTTTTTTATTTAAAAAAGACTGCCGAAGCAGTCTAACAAAATAAAAAGCATCGAAGTAAAAATACTGTACCTCGATACTATATTTTGCTGTTAAAATATTCTTCTGAAACTTGAAGCTGATTTTTTAAAATCTCTTTCCATAAATATTTTGGAATTTCACCACTTCCCATTGAAACTTTTGTCCGTCTAACATTGCCATTTTTATCACGTTTAACGTAGAAATAATGATCCGTTTGTTTATATAACTCCCAACCGTCTCTTTCACAAAAACGCTTTAATTCTCTCCACGTTGGCATTTTATTAGTTTTTTTACTCCTTCATGACTATCTTGTAATAAGACATTTAAAATATATGGTAAATGTTTTTTACGGTTAGGAGCTGAATACCAATATTGAAAGTCGTTATAAAAATCTTCTGCATATTCAATTAAATCATTTACTAAACGATTTAAAGCTTCTTCTTCGTTTTTTCCATTAGCAACAATATCAATTTCGTTTAATGAAATTGTTACACTCCCATCCTCTTCTTTAAAAATATTTGCTGTAAATGTATATACTTTTAACATTTCTTTTGCCATTTCTAAGTTTGAAACAAAAATATAATCTTTTGTGCGCTTAATAATTTTTGGCTTTTCACGAATGACCGAATTGATAAAATCACTCCATTCATTTCGAGCATCTGTTGCATTCACTGTAAACATTTCATTCATTCCCCCTTTTTCACCTCCATTATATCATATTATGTGCAATATGTACAGTATGTACATATTGCTAAGTTTTTATACAAAACAAATTTATTCCGCCTCTTTGTGAACCGAATTTTCTTTTTCTGTAATGACATATAACCTACCTTGTAAACAATGCTTGACTATGAAATTTACCGCTTGATTCAAAAAGTTGTTGAGGTAATTTCCTCTTACAAAAAGCTCAACCACAGCGGTTGAGCAAAACTATCATTCTAATGTTTTTATCTGCTCTTCAAGAGCTTGTATCTTATTTTTAAGGTATTCTAATTGCTGTAGTGCTTGTTGTTTTTGTTGCATCATCTCTTCTTTTTCACTGCCTTGCTGTCTTAATTCTTCCATCTTATTTTTAACTGTTTCAACTATTTTTTGTTTGCTATTGTCAAAAAACTCCATAGCTTTATTAACAGCATCTTGCATCTCTTCTATGCTCTTTTCTATTGAGGGTTTCATATTTTCTTTTGCTTTTGGGTAGAGCATTAAACTTAAAGCTGCTGCTCCAATCCCCCAGTAAAGCTTTCTGGAGGAAAGAAATTTTAAAATACCCATTTTCTTCTCTCCTCCTCTCTTTTGTTCCATTAATATTTTGCCCTCAATTTTTTATATAATTTAATGTGTTATTTACCAAAAATTATAACTTTTGTTATCGCTTTATATAAATCCTTTGCATTATATTTTTCACTAATTTTAGAAAAATATTGTAAAAATTCTCCTATTGTCTCTTGCCATAAATTTACTATTTCATTCTTTTTAGAGGGGTCTTTTTTATATTCCTTAAAAGACAATTCCATCGCATATTTTAAGGCATCAACTGCCTTTTGAAATTCTTTTTTTATGTCATCCATTATTATTTACCTGGTTACCCAAACTATACAAAACTGTACAGTTCAGATAGCTGGGGTATTTGTAGTCCGCCTTTCAGGCTTTCCCTGCCCCAGCAGGCGGTATTTGGGAAAACCATAGCCCCTGCCCCAAGAAGCAGGAACTCACGCCCTTATGGGTCTCCCCACTTACCCTGAATTAGTAATTCCTTCAGGGTAGAGAAGTCTCTTGGCACTTTCTCAGGGGAGAGTGGTGTTACCACCGCTACCTTGAGAACTTGCCAGAAATTATAGGCACTAAAACTTGTTCCATCCAGAGGTTCTAGCACCCTTCCTGGCTTACTCTCAAGGCTTTGTAAAAATTTTATTGCCTTATCTATTTCCTTTAAATGCTTTTTATTTATATGCTTGTTTCTCACTGTTTTCTTTACATGCTCTTTTAATTCTTCTAATTCATCTACAGTCAATGCATTGAGAAACTTTATATAATTATCTGGTATCTTTTCTTGCAGTCCCAACCCTCTTCTTGCTATTACATAGGCCGCTGCTATATCTTTTGTTATCATATACTGCGGTGCATATTTCAACATCCCTATTATTGAGGTGTAATAAGGATTGACTTCTATTACTTCTATCCCTTCTCTTTTTGCTAGTGTTTTTATTTTTGAAAGAAGTGATTTATAGCTGAAACTATGTTTTATCCTTCTTGATTTTCTCCCTGAAAAGTCTCCTCTTTTGCCTTTGTTTTTTATGTCTAATCCCTCAATTACAATTGCTTTTCCTTTTTCTTTTGCTATTTTTACTATTTCATGAGCATACTGCCATCTGAAATATTCTCTTTTGTCTTTATTTCCACTTGCAAGCTCTGGCATTGGTATACTGCCATAGCTTATTAGATTTCCCTTTTCATCTACTTCTACCCATGATATGTTGTCTGGATATGCGTTTATGTCTATTCCTATTACCCCTTTGTCTTTTGTTATTTTTATTTCTGGATATTCTTCTTCAATAGCAAAATAGGCGTATATATTGCCGTTTTTAAGTTTTAATTCTACAGAGTAGGGTATGTTTGATTCGGCGATTTCCTGAAGGAGTTCTTCTCTGCTTTTATTCTTTTTATAGCCTGCTTTTATTTTGGTATATACATATTTTCTTTCCCCTACATTTATCCTTAAGAAAGTACCATTTTCTTTTACTTCTATTCTTGTGTTGAGATTTCCTTTTTTGCTTTTATCCCCTCTTGAATAGAGATTCCCTTTTCTTCTTTCTTGCCACTTTGTTTTTAGCTTTTGATATTCTTTCCCATTTATATGGCGCTTTTGAAGTTTTCCAAATAAGTCTCTTCCTCCAAAAATGACTTTCTTTGGATTGTTGTCTAATTGTCTAGATGATTCTAATACACCTCTTGCTTTCATTATTGCGTCATCTACATACCTTGAGTTTAAATTGAAAGTTCTCGGAAGGTCTCTTTTTAATGTTTTTCTATCATAACCTTCTAGAAGCCTTTTGTATGCAAATCTCATACAAGAAGACCATCTTCTCATTAAGTCTAATACTATTTGTTTGTCCTGTTGGTTTAGAAAAATGAGTTTAGCCTGTATTACTATCATGTCTTTTGCCATCCCTTTGTCCGTAAATTCTTGCTGCAAAAGATGTTACTATTGCTATTAAGTCCTCTGCTAGCTCTTTATTTATATCTTCTTCGTTTTCTTTCCCATTTAAAACTATAAGCTCCACCCCAAAGCTTTCCATGAAAAATTTGAGATATTCAAAGCCAAATCTCGTTAGTCTATCAGGATATTCTATTACAACTTTTTCAACTTCTCCTCTTTTTATCTTGTTCAAAAGCTTTAATAAGCCTCTTCTATTTTCATTTACTCCACTTGCTATTTCGGATATGACTTCATACTGCCATCCTTGGGAATTAGCGTATTCTTCAAGCCTTCTAATTTGATTCTTAAGATATTCTTCTTGTTTCTTTGTGGACACTCTTGCATACAAAACTACTTTAGGTTTTGGTGTTTCTTCCAGCATACCTAATAACTTCTCTATATCTTCTTTTTTGTACCTTCCTCTTCCTTTTGCTGTTCTAACTGGGGTTATTAATCCTTCCTTTTCCCAGTTTATTAATGTAATTCTGCTTATATCATACAGCTATTTAACCTTTTTTATAGTTAATAACATTCATCATCACCCAATTAAAATTATATCATTTTTTACTACTAATTCCAACTGTTTTGACCTTCAAAAAAGTATAATCTAAAGATAATATATGAAAATTATCACGATAGTGTCACAAAAAATAAAAGGCTTTGTAGCCTTTTTACAGACTGTAGACAAACTTTCGTAAAAGGAGATATTTTGTATCTTTAATTAACTATATTTATACTGTTACCACATTTCCTACACTTATTGCCTTCCAATCCTTTTACATTAACATACCAGTTTTGCCTCTCTACAAGCAAATTACCGCAATAAGGACAATGGGTATTATTATCAAATCCCATTACATTCCCTACATAGACAAAATCTAGATACTTTTTCCCAATTTGATAGGCTTTTTCAAGAATAGAAATAGGAGTAGGAGGATTATTTAGTTTGTAGCGTGGAAAATACCTTGAAAAATGTAAAGGTATATTTTTGTCAATTTGAGAAAGCCATTTTACTAAGTTTTCTATTTCTTCTTCTTTGTCATTTAAATCAGTAACAACTAAATTAGTAACCTCTACATGACAATATTTCGAAACTTCTTCGACGGTCTTTAAAACGGGTTCTAATCTTCCGCCGACAATCTTTTTATAAAAATCTTCTGTAAAGGCTTTTACATCTATGTTCATGGCATCTACATAAGGAAGTATCTTTTTTAATGGTTCTAAATTTATATATCCGTTTGTCACAAGTACAGTTTTTAACCCCTCTTTTTTAGCCTCAATCAATCCATCGTGTACATATTCATACCATATTAAAGGCTCGTTGTAAGTAAAAGCAATCCCTATATTGTCTCTTT
The sequence above is a segment of the Thermoanaerobacter ethanolicus JW 200 genome. Coding sequences within it:
- a CDS encoding Gfo/Idh/MocA family protein, with the protein product MVKEKLRVGIIGCGGIAFGKHMPSLAKLGNVEMVAFCDIIEERAQKAAKEYGTKDAKVYTDYKKLLEDKTIDVVHVCTPNKSHADITVDALYAGKHVMCEKPMAKTAADARRMVEAYKKTDKKLTIGYQNRFRPDSQYLHKVCQNGELGEIYFAKAHAIRRRAVPTWGVFLNEEEQGGGPLIDIGTHALDLTLWMMNNYKPKVVMGSAYYKLGKKANAANAWGPWDPEKFTVEDSAFGFIVMENGATIILESSWALNTLEVGEAMTTLCGTEGGADMRDGLRINGEKFGRLYTTKVSTDVGGVDFYEGKSDDPGFLEAKAWIDCIINDTEPVVKPEEALVVTEILEAIYTSAKTGEPVYFNR
- a CDS encoding LacI family DNA-binding transcriptional regulator, which produces MANIREVAKRAGVSVATVSRVLNGSDSVSEETKERVLKAIKELNYHPNLLGRNLRRSETKMILALMPNVSNPFYARVVKGIEDVAHKNGYNVMLCNTDSDINREKVYLEILKNRLADGVIFMAPVMGKEELTLIGQNYPVVQCCEYIEGAGVSYVSIDNFSAAYKAVKHLVSLGHKKIGMISCENNFVSTKQREAGYKKALEDLGIEFDEKLIKYGDYSFKSGVRAAKQLLVMEERPTAIFAISDIMAIGAIRAIKEEGLKVPEDIAVVGFDDISFASMYDPMLTTISQPKYDLGCVAMELLIKHMSGKLEEPQRIFLEHELIIRESTVK
- a CDS encoding type II toxin-antitoxin system HicA family toxin, coding for MPTWRELKRFCERDGWELYKQTDHYFYVKRDKNGNVRRTKVSMGSGEIPKYLWKEILKNQLQVSEEYFNSKI
- a CDS encoding IS200/IS605 family accessory protein TnpB-related protein, which codes for MIVIQAKLIFLNQQDKQIVLDLMRRWSSCMRFAYKRLLEGYDRKTLKRDLPRTFNLNSRYVDDAIMKARGVLESSRQLDNNPKKVIFGGRDLFGKLQKRHINGKEYQKLKTKWQERRKGNLYSRGDKSKKGNLNTRIEVKENGTFLRINVGERKYVYTKIKAGYKKNKSREELLQEIAESNIPYSVELKLKNGNIYAYFAIEEEYPEIKITKDKGVIGIDINAYPDNISWVEVDEKGNLISYGSIPMPELASGNKDKREYFRWQYAHEIVKIAKEKGKAIVIEGLDIKNKGKRGDFSGRKSRRIKHSFSYKSLLSKIKTLAKREGIEVIEVNPYYTSIIGMLKYAPQYMITKDIAAAYVIARRGLGLQEKIPDNYIKFLNALTVDELEELKEHVKKTVRNKHINKKHLKEIDKAIKFLQSLESKPGRVLEPLDGTSFSAYNFWQVLKVAVVTPLSPEKVPRDFSTLKELLIQGKWGDP
- a CDS encoding IS607 family transposase, whose protein sequence is MYDISRITLINWEKEGLITPVRTAKGRGRYKKEDIEKLLGMLEETPKPKVVLYARVSTKKQEEYLKNQIRRLEEYANSQGWQYEVISEIASGVNENRRGLLKLLNKIKRGEVEKVVIEYPDRLTRFGFEYLKFFMESFGVELIVLNGKENEEDINKELAEDLIAIVTSFAARIYGQRDGKRHDSNTG
- the amrS gene encoding AmmeMemoRadiSam system radical SAM enzyme, with translation MVSFTMLKEAMFYKKLENNVVECLLCPHNCRINEGKYGVCNVRKNINGTLVTENYGIITSVAMDPIEKKPLYHFYPGRYIFSVGTYGCNLKCKFCQNWEIAHQKWEGDYISPQQLIAAAKRQRDNIGIAFTYNEPLIWYEYVHDGLIEAKKEGLKTVLVTNGYINLEPLKKILPYVDAMNIDVKAFTEDFYKKIVGGRLEPVLKTVEEVSKYCHVEVTNLVVTDLNDKEEEIENLVKWLSQIDKNIPLHFSRYFPRYKLNNPPTPISILEKAYQIGKKYLDFVYVGNVMGFDNNTHCPYCGNLLVERQNWYVNVKGLEGNKCRKCGNSINIVN